One window of Sinorhizobium numidicum genomic DNA carries:
- the cysD gene encoding sulfate adenylyltransferase subunit CysD: MPHTHPETELHNPQSAKPPLDPHLKALENEAIHIFREVAAEFERPVMLYSIGKDSSVLLHLARKAFYPGRVPFPLLHVNTGWKFQEMIAFRDEMVEKYDLDLVVHTNPRGATENITPFSHGSALYTDIMKTEALRQALDAGRYDAAFGGARRDEEASRAKERIYSFRTPDHRWDPRNQRPELWNIYNGMVRKGESVRAFPLSNWTEVDIWRYIQAEEIPIVPLYFAEKRPIVERDGMMILAEDPRLELLPGETKREEVIRFRTLGCFPLTGAIRSRATTLDDIISELETATVSERQGRAIDRDQAGSMEKKKREGYF; encoded by the coding sequence ATGCCCCACACCCATCCGGAAACGGAACTGCACAATCCGCAGAGCGCGAAGCCGCCGCTCGACCCGCATCTGAAGGCGCTGGAAAACGAAGCGATCCACATTTTCCGTGAGGTCGCGGCGGAATTCGAGCGCCCGGTGATGCTCTATTCGATCGGCAAGGACTCCTCCGTGCTCCTGCATCTGGCGCGCAAGGCCTTTTATCCCGGCCGCGTGCCCTTCCCGCTCCTGCATGTCAATACCGGCTGGAAGTTCCAGGAGATGATCGCCTTCCGCGACGAGATGGTCGAAAAATACGATCTCGATCTCGTCGTTCATACCAACCCGCGCGGGGCTACCGAGAACATCACGCCGTTCTCGCATGGCTCGGCGCTCTATACCGACATCATGAAGACCGAGGCGTTGCGCCAGGCGCTCGATGCCGGCCGGTACGATGCCGCTTTCGGCGGCGCGCGGCGCGACGAGGAAGCAAGCCGCGCCAAGGAACGCATCTATTCCTTCCGTACGCCGGACCACCGCTGGGACCCGCGCAACCAGCGCCCCGAGCTCTGGAACATCTATAATGGCATGGTCCGCAAGGGTGAGAGCGTGCGCGCCTTCCCGCTATCAAACTGGACGGAAGTCGACATCTGGCGCTACATTCAGGCGGAAGAGATTCCGATCGTGCCGCTCTATTTCGCGGAGAAGCGCCCGATCGTCGAGCGCGACGGCATGATGATCCTCGCCGAAGACCCGCGCCTCGAGCTTCTGCCTGGCGAGACGAAGCGCGAAGAAGTCATCCGCTTCCGCACGCTCGGTTGCTTCCCGCTGACCGGCGCCATTCGTTCCCGCGCCACCACACTCGACGACATTATTTCCGAACTTGAAACCGCGACCGTCTCCGAACGGCAGGGCCGCGCCATCGACCGCGATCAGGCCGGATCGATGGAAAAGAAGAAACGCGAAGGATATTTCTGA
- a CDS encoding phosphoadenylyl-sulfate reductase yields the protein MTTQSLEAKAEALNAKLEGLDLAGRLALVAGLEGRTVFTTSLGIEDQVITAAIGTGRLGIEVATLSTGRLFNETVALIDRTEETYGILIKRYHPEKADIDAYVAQYGMNGFYESVEARHACCGVRKLKPLARALEGARYWITGLRRGQSGNRAATPFAEADLERGLIKINPLADWDIETIRAHVAAQAIPVNPLHGRGYPSIGCEPCTRAIKPGEPERAGRWWWENDEKRECGLHVPEAASSIIPSASSAA from the coding sequence ATGACCACGCAATCCCTCGAAGCCAAAGCGGAGGCCTTGAACGCAAAGCTCGAAGGCCTGGATCTTGCCGGACGCCTGGCCCTGGTCGCCGGTCTTGAAGGCCGGACCGTTTTCACGACGTCGCTCGGTATCGAGGATCAGGTCATCACCGCCGCGATCGGAACCGGCCGCCTCGGCATCGAAGTTGCGACGCTCTCCACCGGCCGCCTCTTCAACGAGACCGTTGCGCTCATCGACCGGACCGAGGAAACCTACGGCATCCTGATCAAGCGCTATCATCCTGAAAAGGCCGATATCGATGCTTACGTGGCGCAGTACGGCATGAACGGCTTTTACGAAAGCGTCGAGGCGAGACATGCCTGCTGCGGCGTGCGCAAGCTGAAGCCGCTTGCCCGCGCCCTTGAAGGAGCACGCTACTGGATTACCGGCCTGCGTCGCGGCCAGTCGGGCAATCGCGCCGCCACCCCATTTGCGGAAGCGGATCTCGAACGCGGGCTCATCAAGATCAATCCGCTTGCGGATTGGGACATCGAGACCATCCGCGCCCATGTCGCGGCACAAGCCATTCCCGTCAACCCGCTGCACGGCCGCGGCTATCCATCGATCGGCTGCGAACCCTGCACCCGCGCGATCAAGCCCGGCGAGCCCGAGCGGGCTGGACGCTGGTGGTGGGAGAATGACGAGAAGCGGGAATGCGGTCTGCATGTGCCGGAAGCAGCTTCCTCCATTATCCCCAGTGCAAGCAGCGCCGCCTGA
- a CDS encoding DUF6152 family protein yields the protein MARPLPLRMLVAALLGLLVATGAYAHHGWSWAEADQIELSGTIREISMAPPHPTLRVETKNDGVWRVELGNPRLTERSGFVEGVAKIGDPIVALGNRSLDRSEKRMKAVRITVAGKVYDIYPERIRTN from the coding sequence ATGGCCAGACCCTTACCGCTTCGCATGCTCGTCGCAGCTCTCCTTGGGCTGCTTGTCGCCACGGGTGCCTATGCACATCATGGCTGGTCCTGGGCGGAAGCCGATCAGATTGAGCTCTCCGGGACGATCCGCGAGATTTCGATGGCGCCGCCGCATCCGACCCTTCGCGTCGAGACGAAAAATGACGGCGTCTGGCGAGTCGAACTCGGCAATCCCCGCCTCACCGAACGCTCCGGTTTCGTCGAGGGCGTCGCAAAGATCGGCGATCCGATCGTCGCACTTGGCAATCGCTCGCTCGACCGCAGCGAGAAGAGGATGAAGGCGGTCCGGATCACGGTGGCCGGAAAGGTCTACGACATTTATCCGGAGCGCATACGGACGAATTGA
- a CDS encoding DUF6644 family protein: MEGVSVLEWIGTLPFAVAIRRSAILYLFVNAAHVLSIGLLVGAILPLDLRLLGFFRKVPVEVVGPFLSRAAATGVGLAIITGFCLFSVRPLEYAGNAAFLTKITLLALGITNALLLHLTPQWRAAVKGGPLSPRVRLSALLSVAIWTGAVLSGRWIGFLSE, translated from the coding sequence ATGGAAGGGGTAAGCGTGCTGGAGTGGATCGGGACGTTGCCCTTTGCGGTGGCGATACGGCGCTCCGCAATCCTCTATCTCTTCGTGAACGCTGCGCACGTCCTTTCGATTGGGCTCTTAGTCGGCGCGATCCTTCCACTCGACCTGCGGCTGCTCGGCTTCTTCAGGAAGGTTCCGGTAGAGGTGGTCGGGCCGTTCCTCTCGCGCGCGGCGGCGACCGGCGTCGGCCTCGCGATCATCACCGGCTTCTGCCTCTTCAGTGTCCGCCCGCTCGAATATGCCGGTAATGCGGCCTTTCTCACCAAGATCACCCTGCTTGCCCTCGGCATCACCAATGCGCTGCTGCTGCATCTGACGCCGCAATGGCGAGCAGCCGTCAAGGGCGGACCGCTTTCCCCAAGAGTCCGCCTCTCGGCCCTGCTTTCCGTGGCGATCTGGACCGGAGCGGTACTTTCCGGGCGCTGGATCGGCTTCCTTTCAGAGTAG